In Nymphaea colorata isolate Beijing-Zhang1983 chromosome 3, ASM883128v2, whole genome shotgun sequence, a genomic segment contains:
- the LOC116250632 gene encoding receptor-like protein kinase isoform X1, with product MKGEHGIAIRATIVILVVAVSSFRLASCLSRDGLVLLSLSKGWVLPEQVSGTWNVSDATPCMWRGVLCNRLHRVVSINMSQVGVSGKLVSEIGLLAHLQKVDLAGNNLSGEIPATLGNCTELVYLDLSMNFLSGPIPESFGRLKRLSSLSLYGNFLNNGLPRTLFQLPLLETLYLNQNNFSGIIPDSMGNLTTLRIAWLSDNCLFGVLPESIGNCTQLTELYLFNNQLVGSLPPTLNRISGLGYVDVHRNRFSGRVQIGDGGCGSLNVLILSFNSFSGQIPMQLGNCSELVALAMVDNSLSGSIPASFGSLTKLSQLYLSKNQLSGSIPPEIGNCASLTDLQINENQLRGRIPSQIGKLTNLRTLSLFINSLDGGIPPEILRIPTLEVLFLYNNNLSGEVPPELAETKMLRNLSLFNNRLSGALPPSFGSSSSLQSIDLTNNQFTGFIPTSICLNRKLKILDLGHNFFNGSIPLEVGKCTSLTRMILSNNNLSGSLPEFSKNCGLSYMDITGNLIEGFIPPSIRYCTNLTSINLSSNKLNGILPQELGNLRDLRRLVLSHNNLRGQLPVQISNCKELYLLDLGFNSLSGLIPSSLAGLNKMQYLMLQENRFTGGIPEFLSAFGRLLELQLGGNMLGGDIPPSLGEIQSLDIGLNISCNGLVGQIPLQLGQLYKLQSLDISLNNLTGNLSPLVGLQSILQVNVSHNHFVGAIPHSWVKFLNISPTSFLGNSGLCIPCLQDDIICDDGILARCKATKSDHRTTRVMVVAIVLGAIFLSVLLLTVVKLLPLSHPHSNVAELQLQEGPSSMLNRVMEATGNLNQQYIIGRGAHGTIYKVEHGLGKPYVVKKIDFKGRKGPNKSMMKEIQTLGSIKHRNLLKLENFWFRDSHGLILYDFMENGSLHDVLHEVRPPPLLEWNVRYRIALGIAQGLAYLHHDCNPAIIHRDIKPKNVLLDSEMEPHISDFGIAKLMKLSSTGPPSSSVVGTPGYMAPEMAFSTLKSKESDVYSYGVLLLELLTRKKALDPSFGEEMDIVGWVNATLISSNKVIDPCLTAEFLDSSIKEEVSKVLLIAMRCTAKDPSGRPTMRGVVKRVLDIKATKLE from the exons ATGAAAGGAGAACACGGAATTGCAATACGTGCcaccattgtcatcctcgtcgtCGCAGTATCATCCTTTCGTCTGGCTTCGTGTCTAAGTCGTGATGGACTTgtgctgctctctctctctaaaggaTGGGTTCTTCCTGAACAAGTAAGCGGAACCTGGAATGTTTCGGATGCTACTCCTTGCATGTGGAGAGGTGTTCTTTGCAATCGCCTACACAGGGTGGTAAGCATCAATATGAGCCAAGTTGGTGTTTCTGGCAAGTTGGTATCTGAGATAGGGCTCTTGGCCCATCTCCAGAAGGTCGACCTCGCCGGAAACAACCTATCTGGAGAAATCCCGGCGACGCTTGGTAACTGTACAGAGCTGGTGTACCTAGACCTGTCAATGAACTTCCTCAGTGGCCCAATTCCTGAGAGCTTTGGAAGGTTGAAAAGACTGAGCTCCCTGTCACTCTACGGGAACTTCTTGAACAATGGCCTtccgaggactctgtttcagctTCCGCTACTGGAAACGCTCTACCTGAACCAGAACAACTTCTCTGGCATAATTCCAGACAGTATGGGGAACTTAACGACGTTGAGAATTGCTTGGTTGAGTGACAATTGCCTCTTCGGTGTCCTTCCCGAATCGATTGGCAATTGCACCCAACTGACGGAACTTTATCTGTTCAACAACCAGCTGGTTGGTTCATTGCCCCCGACGTTGAACAGAATCAGTGGCCTTGGTTATGTTGATGTTCACCGGAACAGGTTCAGTGGAAGAGTTCAGATTGGTGATGGTGGGTGTGGAAGCTTGAATGTATTAATATTGTCCTTCAATAGTTTCAGTGGTCAAATCCCAATGCAGTTGGGAAACTGCAGTGAACTCGTGGCGTTAGCCATGGTAGACAACAGTTTAAGCGGCTCTATTCCCGCTTCCTTCGGCTCCCTGACGAAGCTCTCGCAGCTCTACCTGTCAAAGAACCAGTTGTCGGGGTCGATTCCTCCAGAGATCGGCAACTGTGCATCATTGACTGATTTGCAGATAAATGAGAACCAGCTCCGTGGAAGGATTCCTTCTCAGATTGGTAAGTTAACCAATTTACGAACACTTTCATTGTTCATTAATTCTCTCGATGGTGGAATTCCACCTGAAATCCTGAGAATTCCCACCCTggaagttctttttctttataataaCAACCTTTCTGGGGAGGTGCCTCCTGAATTGGCGGAGACGAAGATGCTGAGGAACCTTTCTTTGTTTAATAATCGGCTTTCTGGAGCGTTACCGCCCAGTTTTGGGTCGAGTAGTAGTTTACAATCGATAGATTTGACGAACAATCAATTCACTGGTTTCATACCAACTAGCATTTGCTTGAACAGGAAGCTAAAAATTCTAGATCTTGGACACAACTTTTTCAATGGTAGTATACCTCTTGAAGTAGGGAAATGCACTAGTCTGACAAGGATGATACTTAGTAACAACAACTTAAGTGGCAGTCTTCCAGAATTCTCAAAGAATTGCGGCCTATCCTATATGGACATAACAGGAAATCTCATTGAGGGATTTATCCCTCCCAGCATCCGCTACTGTACCAATCTCACATCTATTAACTTGTCTTCCAATAAGCTCAATGGCATTCTTCCTCAAGAGCTAGGAAACCTTCGGGATTTGCGTCGTCTTGTTCTGTCCCACAACAATCTGCGTGGTCAACTACCTGTCCAGATCTCCAACTGCAAGGAGCTATACTTATTGGACCTGGGTTTTAATAGCTTGAGTGGTTTGATTCCATCTAGCCTAGCAGGTTTAAATAAAATGCAATATCTGATGCTCCAAGAGAACCGATTCACAGGTGGCATACCTGAGTTCTTATCTGCATTTGGTAGGCTGTTAGAACTCCAACTTGGAGGAAACATGCTTGGGGGAGATATCCCTCCCTCACTGGGAGAAATACAGAGCCTGGATATTGGATTAAATATCAGTTGCAATGGGCTAGTTGGTCAAATTCCGCTGCAGCTAGGCCAACTGTATAAACTTCAAAGTTTGGATATATCTCTCAACAATCTGACTGGTAACCTATCGCCATTGGTTGGTCTTCAGTCGATACTTCAAGTGAACGTTTCTCATAATCACTTCGTTGGTGCGATCCCACATTCATGGGTGAAGTTTCTAAACATTTCCCCTACATCTTTTCTGGGCAATTCAGGACTGTGCATTCCTTGCCTTCAGGACGACATAATCTGTGACGACGGCATCTTGGCTCGCTGCAAAGCCACCAAATCAGATCACAGAACGACTAGAGTTATGGTCGTTGCGATAGTTCTTGGGGCTATTTTTCTTTCTGTACTCTTATTGACGGTTGTCAAGTTGCTTCCTCTTAGCCATCCACATTCCAACGTAGCAGAATTACAATTACAGGAAGGGCCGTCTTCCATGTTGAACCGGGTAATGGAAGCAACTGGGAACTTGaaccagcaatatatcatcggaAGAGGAGCACATGGCACCATTTATAAAGTGGAACATGGTCTGGGGAAACCATATGTAGTGAAGAAGATTGATTTCAAAGGTCGTAAAGGACCTAACAAAAGTAtgatgaaagaaattcaaactcTTGGCAGCATAAAGCACAGGAATTTGTTAAAGCTGGAAAATTTTTGGTTCAGAGATAGCCATGGATTGATCTTGTACGATTTCATGGAAAATGGAAGTCTTCACGATGTTTTACATGAAGTCAGACCACCTCCACTTTTAGAATGGAATGTGAGATATAGAATTGCTCTAGGGATTGCACAAGGTTTGGCATATCTGCACCACGATTGCAACCCTGCTATAATACACAGGGACATCAAACCGAAGAATGTTCTATTAGATTCGGAAATGGAGCCCCATATATCAGATTTTGGTATTGCAAAGCTCATGAAACTCTCATCCACAGGGCCTCCTTCCAGCTCCGTAGTGGGCACCCCAGGGTATATGGCACCAG AGATGGCATTTTCAACTTTGAAGAGCAAAGAATCTGATGTGTATAGCTATGGAGTTCTCCTCCTTGAACTGCTAACTAGGAAGAAGGCGCTAGATCCTTCTTTTGGTGAGGAGATGGACATTGTCGGCTGGGTTAATGCTACTCTAATCAGCAGCAATAAAGTCATTGATCCATGTCTCACAGCAGAATTCCTGGACTCCTCGATCAAAGAGGAGGTAAGCAAAGTGTTGTTGATTGCTATGCGATGCACTGCGAAAG
- the LOC116250632 gene encoding receptor-like protein kinase isoform X2 yields MKGEHGIAIRATIVILVVAVSSFRLASCLSRDGLVLLSLSKGWVLPEQVSGTWNVSDATPCMWRGVLCNRLHRVVSINMSQVGVSGKLVSEIGLLAHLQKVDLAGNNLSGEIPATLGNCTELVYLDLSMNFLSGPIPESFGRLKRLSSLSLYGNFLNNGLPRTLFQLPLLETLYLNQNNFSGIIPDSMGNLTTLRIAWLSDNCLFGVLPESIGNCTQLTELYLFNNQLVGSLPPTLNRISGLGYVDVHRNRFSGRVQIGDGGCGSLNVLILSFNSFSGQIPMQLGNCSELVALAMVDNSLSGSIPASFGSLTKLSQLYLSKNQLSGSIPPEIGNCASLTDLQINENQLRGRIPSQIGGIPEFLSAFGRLLELQLGGNMLGGDIPPSLGEIQSLDIGLNISCNGLVGQIPLQLGQLYKLQSLDISLNNLTGNLSPLVGLQSILQVNVSHNHFVGAIPHSWVKFLNISPTSFLGNSGLCIPCLQDDIICDDGILARCKATKSDHRTTRVMVVAIVLGAIFLSVLLLTVVKLLPLSHPHSNVAELQLQEGPSSMLNRVMEATGNLNQQYIIGRGAHGTIYKVEHGLGKPYVVKKIDFKGRKGPNKSMMKEIQTLGSIKHRNLLKLENFWFRDSHGLILYDFMENGSLHDVLHEVRPPPLLEWNVRYRIALGIAQGLAYLHHDCNPAIIHRDIKPKNVLLDSEMEPHISDFGIAKLMKLSSTGPPSSSVVGTPGYMAPEMAFSTLKSKESDVYSYGVLLLELLTRKKALDPSFGEEMDIVGWVNATLISSNKVIDPCLTAEFLDSSIKEEVSKVLLIAMRCTAKDPSGRPTMRGVVKRVLDIKATKLE; encoded by the exons ATGAAAGGAGAACACGGAATTGCAATACGTGCcaccattgtcatcctcgtcgtCGCAGTATCATCCTTTCGTCTGGCTTCGTGTCTAAGTCGTGATGGACTTgtgctgctctctctctctaaaggaTGGGTTCTTCCTGAACAAGTAAGCGGAACCTGGAATGTTTCGGATGCTACTCCTTGCATGTGGAGAGGTGTTCTTTGCAATCGCCTACACAGGGTGGTAAGCATCAATATGAGCCAAGTTGGTGTTTCTGGCAAGTTGGTATCTGAGATAGGGCTCTTGGCCCATCTCCAGAAGGTCGACCTCGCCGGAAACAACCTATCTGGAGAAATCCCGGCGACGCTTGGTAACTGTACAGAGCTGGTGTACCTAGACCTGTCAATGAACTTCCTCAGTGGCCCAATTCCTGAGAGCTTTGGAAGGTTGAAAAGACTGAGCTCCCTGTCACTCTACGGGAACTTCTTGAACAATGGCCTtccgaggactctgtttcagctTCCGCTACTGGAAACGCTCTACCTGAACCAGAACAACTTCTCTGGCATAATTCCAGACAGTATGGGGAACTTAACGACGTTGAGAATTGCTTGGTTGAGTGACAATTGCCTCTTCGGTGTCCTTCCCGAATCGATTGGCAATTGCACCCAACTGACGGAACTTTATCTGTTCAACAACCAGCTGGTTGGTTCATTGCCCCCGACGTTGAACAGAATCAGTGGCCTTGGTTATGTTGATGTTCACCGGAACAGGTTCAGTGGAAGAGTTCAGATTGGTGATGGTGGGTGTGGAAGCTTGAATGTATTAATATTGTCCTTCAATAGTTTCAGTGGTCAAATCCCAATGCAGTTGGGAAACTGCAGTGAACTCGTGGCGTTAGCCATGGTAGACAACAGTTTAAGCGGCTCTATTCCCGCTTCCTTCGGCTCCCTGACGAAGCTCTCGCAGCTCTACCTGTCAAAGAACCAGTTGTCGGGGTCGATTCCTCCAGAGATCGGCAACTGTGCATCATTGACTGATTTGCAGATAAATGAGAACCAGCTCCGTGGAAGGATTCCTTCTCAGATTG GTGGCATACCTGAGTTCTTATCTGCATTTGGTAGGCTGTTAGAACTCCAACTTGGAGGAAACATGCTTGGGGGAGATATCCCTCCCTCACTGGGAGAAATACAGAGCCTGGATATTGGATTAAATATCAGTTGCAATGGGCTAGTTGGTCAAATTCCGCTGCAGCTAGGCCAACTGTATAAACTTCAAAGTTTGGATATATCTCTCAACAATCTGACTGGTAACCTATCGCCATTGGTTGGTCTTCAGTCGATACTTCAAGTGAACGTTTCTCATAATCACTTCGTTGGTGCGATCCCACATTCATGGGTGAAGTTTCTAAACATTTCCCCTACATCTTTTCTGGGCAATTCAGGACTGTGCATTCCTTGCCTTCAGGACGACATAATCTGTGACGACGGCATCTTGGCTCGCTGCAAAGCCACCAAATCAGATCACAGAACGACTAGAGTTATGGTCGTTGCGATAGTTCTTGGGGCTATTTTTCTTTCTGTACTCTTATTGACGGTTGTCAAGTTGCTTCCTCTTAGCCATCCACATTCCAACGTAGCAGAATTACAATTACAGGAAGGGCCGTCTTCCATGTTGAACCGGGTAATGGAAGCAACTGGGAACTTGaaccagcaatatatcatcggaAGAGGAGCACATGGCACCATTTATAAAGTGGAACATGGTCTGGGGAAACCATATGTAGTGAAGAAGATTGATTTCAAAGGTCGTAAAGGACCTAACAAAAGTAtgatgaaagaaattcaaactcTTGGCAGCATAAAGCACAGGAATTTGTTAAAGCTGGAAAATTTTTGGTTCAGAGATAGCCATGGATTGATCTTGTACGATTTCATGGAAAATGGAAGTCTTCACGATGTTTTACATGAAGTCAGACCACCTCCACTTTTAGAATGGAATGTGAGATATAGAATTGCTCTAGGGATTGCACAAGGTTTGGCATATCTGCACCACGATTGCAACCCTGCTATAATACACAGGGACATCAAACCGAAGAATGTTCTATTAGATTCGGAAATGGAGCCCCATATATCAGATTTTGGTATTGCAAAGCTCATGAAACTCTCATCCACAGGGCCTCCTTCCAGCTCCGTAGTGGGCACCCCAGGGTATATGGCACCAG AGATGGCATTTTCAACTTTGAAGAGCAAAGAATCTGATGTGTATAGCTATGGAGTTCTCCTCCTTGAACTGCTAACTAGGAAGAAGGCGCTAGATCCTTCTTTTGGTGAGGAGATGGACATTGTCGGCTGGGTTAATGCTACTCTAATCAGCAGCAATAAAGTCATTGATCCATGTCTCACAGCAGAATTCCTGGACTCCTCGATCAAAGAGGAGGTAAGCAAAGTGTTGTTGATTGCTATGCGATGCACTGCGAAAG
- the LOC116250632 gene encoding receptor-like protein kinase isoform X3: MKGEHGIAIRATIVILVVAVSSFRLASCLSRDGLVLLSLSKGWVLPEQVSGTWNVSDATPCMWRGVLCNRLHRVVSINMSQVGVSGKLVSEIGLLAHLQKVDLAGNNLSGEIPATLGNCTELVYLDLSMNFLSGPIPESFGRLKRLSSLSLYGNFLNNGLPRTLFQLPLLETLYLNQNNFSGIIPDSMGNLTTLRIAWLSDNCLFGVLPESIGNCTQLTELYLFNNQLVGSLPPTLNRISGLGYVDVHRNRFSGRVQIGDGGCGSLNVLILSFNSFSGQIPMQLGNCSELVALAMVDNSLSGSIPASFGSLTKLSQLYLSKNQLSGSIPPEIGNCASLTDLQINENQLRGRIPSQIGLCIPCLQDDIICDDGILARCKATKSDHRTTRVMVVAIVLGAIFLSVLLLTVVKLLPLSHPHSNVAELQLQEGPSSMLNRVMEATGNLNQQYIIGRGAHGTIYKVEHGLGKPYVVKKIDFKGRKGPNKSMMKEIQTLGSIKHRNLLKLENFWFRDSHGLILYDFMENGSLHDVLHEVRPPPLLEWNVRYRIALGIAQGLAYLHHDCNPAIIHRDIKPKNVLLDSEMEPHISDFGIAKLMKLSSTGPPSSSVVGTPGYMAPEMAFSTLKSKESDVYSYGVLLLELLTRKKALDPSFGEEMDIVGWVNATLISSNKVIDPCLTAEFLDSSIKEEVSKVLLIAMRCTAKDPSGRPTMRGVVKRVLDIKATKLE; the protein is encoded by the exons ATGAAAGGAGAACACGGAATTGCAATACGTGCcaccattgtcatcctcgtcgtCGCAGTATCATCCTTTCGTCTGGCTTCGTGTCTAAGTCGTGATGGACTTgtgctgctctctctctctaaaggaTGGGTTCTTCCTGAACAAGTAAGCGGAACCTGGAATGTTTCGGATGCTACTCCTTGCATGTGGAGAGGTGTTCTTTGCAATCGCCTACACAGGGTGGTAAGCATCAATATGAGCCAAGTTGGTGTTTCTGGCAAGTTGGTATCTGAGATAGGGCTCTTGGCCCATCTCCAGAAGGTCGACCTCGCCGGAAACAACCTATCTGGAGAAATCCCGGCGACGCTTGGTAACTGTACAGAGCTGGTGTACCTAGACCTGTCAATGAACTTCCTCAGTGGCCCAATTCCTGAGAGCTTTGGAAGGTTGAAAAGACTGAGCTCCCTGTCACTCTACGGGAACTTCTTGAACAATGGCCTtccgaggactctgtttcagctTCCGCTACTGGAAACGCTCTACCTGAACCAGAACAACTTCTCTGGCATAATTCCAGACAGTATGGGGAACTTAACGACGTTGAGAATTGCTTGGTTGAGTGACAATTGCCTCTTCGGTGTCCTTCCCGAATCGATTGGCAATTGCACCCAACTGACGGAACTTTATCTGTTCAACAACCAGCTGGTTGGTTCATTGCCCCCGACGTTGAACAGAATCAGTGGCCTTGGTTATGTTGATGTTCACCGGAACAGGTTCAGTGGAAGAGTTCAGATTGGTGATGGTGGGTGTGGAAGCTTGAATGTATTAATATTGTCCTTCAATAGTTTCAGTGGTCAAATCCCAATGCAGTTGGGAAACTGCAGTGAACTCGTGGCGTTAGCCATGGTAGACAACAGTTTAAGCGGCTCTATTCCCGCTTCCTTCGGCTCCCTGACGAAGCTCTCGCAGCTCTACCTGTCAAAGAACCAGTTGTCGGGGTCGATTCCTCCAGAGATCGGCAACTGTGCATCATTGACTGATTTGCAGATAAATGAGAACCAGCTCCGTGGAAGGATTCCTTCTCAGATTG GACTGTGCATTCCTTGCCTTCAGGACGACATAATCTGTGACGACGGCATCTTGGCTCGCTGCAAAGCCACCAAATCAGATCACAGAACGACTAGAGTTATGGTCGTTGCGATAGTTCTTGGGGCTATTTTTCTTTCTGTACTCTTATTGACGGTTGTCAAGTTGCTTCCTCTTAGCCATCCACATTCCAACGTAGCAGAATTACAATTACAGGAAGGGCCGTCTTCCATGTTGAACCGGGTAATGGAAGCAACTGGGAACTTGaaccagcaatatatcatcggaAGAGGAGCACATGGCACCATTTATAAAGTGGAACATGGTCTGGGGAAACCATATGTAGTGAAGAAGATTGATTTCAAAGGTCGTAAAGGACCTAACAAAAGTAtgatgaaagaaattcaaactcTTGGCAGCATAAAGCACAGGAATTTGTTAAAGCTGGAAAATTTTTGGTTCAGAGATAGCCATGGATTGATCTTGTACGATTTCATGGAAAATGGAAGTCTTCACGATGTTTTACATGAAGTCAGACCACCTCCACTTTTAGAATGGAATGTGAGATATAGAATTGCTCTAGGGATTGCACAAGGTTTGGCATATCTGCACCACGATTGCAACCCTGCTATAATACACAGGGACATCAAACCGAAGAATGTTCTATTAGATTCGGAAATGGAGCCCCATATATCAGATTTTGGTATTGCAAAGCTCATGAAACTCTCATCCACAGGGCCTCCTTCCAGCTCCGTAGTGGGCACCCCAGGGTATATGGCACCAG AGATGGCATTTTCAACTTTGAAGAGCAAAGAATCTGATGTGTATAGCTATGGAGTTCTCCTCCTTGAACTGCTAACTAGGAAGAAGGCGCTAGATCCTTCTTTTGGTGAGGAGATGGACATTGTCGGCTGGGTTAATGCTACTCTAATCAGCAGCAATAAAGTCATTGATCCATGTCTCACAGCAGAATTCCTGGACTCCTCGATCAAAGAGGAGGTAAGCAAAGTGTTGTTGATTGCTATGCGATGCACTGCGAAAG